A DNA window from Cloacibacillus sp. contains the following coding sequences:
- a CDS encoding 2-phosphosulfolactate phosphatase — MKYIFDAAFLPCEALKEHDVRVVVDLLRATTQITTFFDAGGEVLVPVTEVDAAFEMRDKLGGDWKIMGERGGLAAPGFDFGNSPLELSAAGSPPNAIITTSNGTRAIMRASEGCAHVIAACARNAEAAAWDAVCSGTNIGLLCAGRNGEFSLEDTICAGMLIEKMLALAPSNGGTEMELTDGAMAAMALWHHFGPDITAVCQESAHGRILAGLGFDNDLFFCGELDSSSTVPILKNLNGVLAFIGR, encoded by the coding sequence ATGAAATATATATTTGACGCCGCATTTCTGCCGTGCGAGGCGCTGAAAGAACATGACGTGCGCGTTGTGGTAGATCTGTTGCGCGCCACGACGCAGATAACGACATTCTTTGACGCGGGAGGCGAAGTGCTCGTTCCCGTGACGGAGGTTGATGCCGCCTTTGAAATGAGAGACAAACTTGGCGGCGACTGGAAAATAATGGGAGAGCGCGGCGGCCTTGCCGCGCCCGGCTTTGACTTCGGCAACTCGCCGCTTGAACTGTCCGCGGCTGGCTCCCCGCCAAACGCCATAATCACCACCTCAAACGGCACAAGAGCCATAATGAGGGCAAGCGAAGGCTGCGCGCACGTCATAGCGGCCTGCGCGAGAAACGCGGAAGCCGCCGCCTGGGACGCCGTCTGCTCTGGTACAAACATAGGCCTCCTTTGCGCGGGAAGAAACGGCGAATTTTCGCTTGAAGACACAATCTGCGCGGGGATGCTGATAGAAAAAATGCTGGCGCTCGCCCCGTCAAACGGCGGCACCGAGATGGAACTTACAGACGGCGCCATGGCCGCGATGGCGCTCTGGCATCACTTCGGCCCCGACATCACAGCGGTCTGCCAGGAATCGGCTCACGGCAGGATACTTGCAGGCCTGGGCTTCGACAACGACCTTTTCTTCTGCGGAGAGCTTGATTCAAGCTCCACCGTTCCGATACTAAAAAATTTAAACGGGGTCTTGGCCTTCATCGGAAGATGA
- a CDS encoding iron-containing alcohol dehydrogenase, with protein MDEIMTHAFNFRMPREVIFAAGSSALAVKKAEALGAKRPVFITGKSMAKSAALAALLDDAKAAGMAPLHWGRVAPEPPASLLYEAAREISEAEGDCLIAVGGGSSMDFAKMTAVLAKYPEIKISEMIGMEKVPARGLPTIMIPTTAGSGSEVSAVAVFSFEEEKTKKGVASGSLVADAALVDPMLTLDLPAGITAAAGMDALIHAVESYLSLGTNALTQDLALAAIRKISANLARCVREPHDLGARTAQCYGSLTAGMAFAMAGTAGVHALAYPLGGEFHIPHGEANTAMLRWVMEYNLDGCSEKFIGVAEAMGVKTQGLSADQSAKAALEAMTALGEECGVKTRLRDFSIPKEACARMASAAMKETRLINNNPRPLTEENVRAIYERAW; from the coding sequence ATGGATGAAATAATGACGCACGCCTTTAACTTCAGAATGCCGCGCGAAGTGATATTCGCGGCCGGCTCTTCTGCGCTCGCCGTGAAAAAAGCGGAGGCGCTCGGCGCAAAACGCCCCGTATTCATAACCGGCAAAAGCATGGCAAAAAGCGCAGCGCTCGCTGCCCTGCTGGACGACGCGAAAGCGGCCGGCATGGCCCCGCTGCACTGGGGCCGCGTGGCGCCGGAGCCGCCCGCCTCTCTTCTTTACGAAGCGGCGCGCGAGATAAGCGAAGCCGAAGGGGACTGCCTTATCGCAGTCGGCGGAGGCAGCTCCATGGACTTTGCGAAAATGACCGCAGTCCTTGCCAAATATCCAGAAATAAAAATATCGGAAATGATAGGCATGGAAAAAGTTCCCGCGCGCGGCCTGCCCACAATAATGATACCAACCACAGCCGGAAGCGGCTCGGAAGTTTCCGCCGTCGCCGTATTCTCCTTTGAAGAAGAAAAAACCAAAAAAGGCGTAGCAAGCGGCAGCCTCGTAGCCGACGCCGCGCTCGTAGACCCGATGCTCACGCTTGATCTGCCGGCCGGGATAACGGCGGCCGCAGGAATGGACGCGCTTATCCACGCCGTGGAATCCTATCTCAGCCTTGGCACAAACGCTTTGACGCAGGACCTCGCGCTTGCTGCCATCCGCAAAATATCGGCAAACCTCGCCCGCTGCGTACGTGAGCCTCACGACCTCGGAGCAAGAACCGCGCAGTGCTACGGCAGCCTTACAGCCGGAATGGCCTTCGCCATGGCCGGCACCGCCGGAGTACACGCGCTGGCCTATCCTCTGGGAGGCGAATTCCACATACCCCACGGAGAGGCGAACACCGCAATGCTGCGCTGGGTGATGGAATACAACCTTGACGGGTGCTCTGAAAAATTTATCGGCGTAGCCGAAGCTATGGGAGTCAAAACTCAGGGACTTTCGGCCGACCAGTCGGCGAAAGCCGCGCTTGAGGCTATGACCGCGCTGGGCGAAGAATGCGGCGTAAAGACGCGGCTTCGTGACTTCAGCATCCCAAAAGAAGCCTGCGCGCGTATGGCCTCCGCGGCAATGAAAGAGACGCGTCTCATCAACAACAACCCCAGACCCTTGACCGAAGAGAACGTGCGCGCTATATACGAAAGAGCGTGGTAA